Proteins found in one Deltaproteobacteria bacterium IMCC39524 genomic segment:
- the ylqF gene encoding ribosome biogenesis GTPase YlqF, with product MKIEWYPGHMAKAKRQIAEVMPKIDVVIEVLDARLPVSSANPMLEKLRGQKPCIKVLNKSDLADPEVTAAWIKYFDRMVGVKAIPIEANNRSSVGQIPKLCRILAPHRGVPGKTLRAMVVGIPNVGKSTLINTLAGKKMARVGDKPAITTCPQQIDLRNGIHLSDTPGLLWPDIRNQKSAYRLAASGAIGEGGMDYEGVSLFAAEYLMECYPQPLATRYKFDTLPESALQLVEQIGRKRGCLITGGHVDQQRSAELLLRELRSGLIGRVSLETPGDDDFAGLGEES from the coding sequence ATGAAGATTGAGTGGTACCCGGGGCACATGGCGAAAGCCAAGCGGCAGATTGCCGAAGTGATGCCGAAGATTGATGTGGTTATTGAAGTTCTTGATGCGCGTTTACCTGTGTCCAGTGCGAACCCGATGCTGGAAAAACTCCGTGGACAAAAACCCTGTATCAAGGTTCTGAACAAGAGTGATCTTGCCGATCCTGAAGTAACTGCAGCCTGGATCAAATATTTTGATCGTATGGTTGGGGTTAAGGCGATTCCTATCGAAGCCAACAACCGTTCCTCTGTAGGACAGATCCCAAAACTTTGTCGTATTCTCGCTCCTCATCGGGGTGTTCCCGGAAAAACCTTGCGGGCCATGGTGGTCGGTATCCCTAACGTTGGCAAATCGACCCTGATTAACACTCTTGCCGGCAAGAAGATGGCACGGGTTGGTGATAAACCGGCGATAACAACGTGCCCTCAGCAGATTGATCTTCGCAATGGCATCCACCTTTCTGACACGCCAGGCCTGCTCTGGCCGGACATCCGCAATCAGAAGAGCGCTTACCGACTGGCCGCCAGTGGCGCCATAGGCGAGGGCGGGATGGATTATGAAGGTGTGTCTTTGTTTGCCGCAGAATACCTGATGGAGTGTTATCCGCAACCTCTTGCCACTCGATACAAATTTGACACCTTGCCCGAGAGTGCGCTCCAGCTGGTTGAGCAGATCGGTCGTAAACGTGGATGCCTGATCACTGGTGGTCATGTCGATCAACAGCGATCCGCAGAACTCCTCTTGCGAGAATTGCGCTCGGGTTTGATCGGTCGAGTCAGTCTGGAGACGCCTGGTGATGACGATTTTGCAGGATTAGGGGAAGAATCATGA
- a CDS encoding rhodanese-like domain-containing protein, whose product MTADKLEELLDFGQALVVLDVRSSLEFKSGHIKGAIHAPLPHLLKSTAAAVKQKSDPLVIICEHGPRAQVAAMYLKFRGYRSVELLDGHMSRWRGSNRPMEHAA is encoded by the coding sequence ATGACAGCAGATAAGCTGGAGGAGTTACTTGATTTCGGGCAGGCTCTTGTGGTGCTGGATGTTCGCAGCAGTCTCGAATTCAAGTCCGGTCATATCAAGGGGGCCATTCATGCCCCTCTGCCACATCTGCTAAAGAGTACTGCTGCAGCAGTTAAACAAAAATCAGATCCCCTGGTGATTATCTGTGAACATGGACCACGCGCACAAGTCGCCGCGATGTACCTCAAATTCAGAGGTTATCGGTCGGTTGAATTGCTTGATGGGCATATGTCGCGATGGCGGGGTTCAAATCGACCGATGGAACATGCTGCTTGA